A stretch of the Pelmatolapia mariae isolate MD_Pm_ZW linkage group LG23, Pm_UMD_F_2, whole genome shotgun sequence genome encodes the following:
- the rxfp3.2b gene encoding relaxin family peptide receptor 3.2b, translated as MQLNESGVQTVAPEPCQQQILQDDYNGNCSEGSTTNMSLHCWLQLLTKESIMEIQGDSSSVVVRVMIACVYSIVCALGLVGNSLALYLLHSRYRQKQSSINCFVMGLAITDLQFVLTLPFWAVDTALDFRWPFGRVMCKLISSVTTMNMYASVFFLTAMSVARYYSISSALKIHSRRTAAARARWTSLCIWAVSLLATLPHAIYSTSAQVSDEELCLVRFPDSGSWDPQLLLGLYQLQKVLVGFLIPLVIITVCYLLLLRFILSRRIAGAAGPEANQSRQNRHSKVTKSIVIVVLSFFLCWLPNQALTLWGVLIKFDLVPFSKAFYNAQAYAFPLTVCLAHTNSCLNPVLYCLIRREFRAGLKELLLHATPSFRSLTHLLRRKAKVAEAPPVLVLVQMDV; from the coding sequence ATGCAGCTGAATGAGTCTGGAGTTCAAACGGTGGCACCCGAGCCATGTCAACAACAAATACTACAGGACGACTACAATGGGAACTGCAGCGAAGGTTCCACCACTAACATGTCACTACACTGCTGGCTGCAGCTCCTCACCAAGGAATCTATCATGGAAATTCAAGGAGACAGCTCCAGCGTAGTGGTACGTGTGATGATAGCGTGTGTCTACTCTATCGTCTGCGCTCTGGGGCTGGTGGGGAATTCACTGGCTCTGTATCTGCTGCACTCCCGTTACAGGCAGAAGCAGTCGTCCATCAACTGCTTTGTGATGGGGCTGGCTATCACAGATCTACAGTTTGTTTTGACCTTGCCTTTCTGGGCAGTGGACACAGCCCTGGACTTCCGCTGGCCGTTTGGTCGTGTGATGTGCAAACTCATCAGCTCTGTCACCACCATGAACATGTATGCCAGTGTATTCTTCCTCACAGCTATGAGCGTGGCACGTTATTACTCCATCTCCTCCGCACTGAAGATACACAGCCGACGGACAGCAGCTGCCAGAGCCAGGTGGACAAGCCTGTGCATCTGGGCTGTTTCTTTGCTGGCCACTTTGCCTCATGCCATCTACTCCACCAGTGCCCAAGTATCTGATGAGGAGCTTTGTCTGGTGCGCTTCCCAGACTCTGGCAGTTGGGATCCACAGCTCCTTCTGGGTCTATATCAGCTTCAAAAGGTCCTAGTAGGTTTCCTTATTCCTCTAGTTATAATCACCGTCTGCTATCTGCTGCTGCTTCGCTTCATCCTAAGCCGGCGCATTGCAGGTGCAGCGGGCCCAGAGGCAAACCAAAGCCGGCAAAATCGTCATTCCAAAGTGACTAAATCCATTGTCATCGTAGttctctccttctttctctgCTGGCTTCCTAATCAGGCACTGACACTGTGGGGTGTGCTCATAAAGTTTGACCTTGTACCCTTCAGCAAAGCTTTCTACAATGCACAGGCCTACGCTTTCCCTCTGACTGTTTGCTTGGCGCACACCAACAGCTGCCTCAACCCTGTGCTCTACTGCCTGATCCGCCGAGAGTTTCGGGCAGGCCTCAAGGAACTTCTCCTGCACGCCACGCCATCTTTCAGGAGCCTGACTCATCTGCTGCGTCGCAAGGCCAAAGTGGCTGAGGCACCACCTGTTTTGGTGCTGGTCCAAATGGATGTCTGA